The Hydrogenophaga crocea genome contains a region encoding:
- a CDS encoding DUF1345 domain-containing protein, with the protein MNLQGLRIVRQVHARPRLFAAAVVGVAVALALPHAITDHAVTRALIGWNAGTLLYVALSSLMMARSTEQHMRRRALQEDEGRFTILGLVVVAGIASLVAVAGQLSLAKDMHGAAKLAHIALAGVTVLSSWAFIQVMFALHYAHDHYAALSRKQPPPLQFPGEAQPVYSDFFYFSAVIGTSGQTADVAFASSALRKIGTVHCILAFLFNTTVLALLINIGASLT; encoded by the coding sequence ATGAACCTGCAAGGTCTGCGCATCGTTCGCCAGGTGCACGCCCGGCCCCGCCTGTTCGCGGCCGCGGTCGTGGGTGTGGCGGTGGCGCTGGCCCTGCCCCATGCCATCACCGACCACGCCGTGACGCGTGCGCTCATCGGCTGGAACGCTGGGACGCTGCTCTACGTGGCGCTCAGCTCGCTCATGATGGCGCGCTCCACCGAGCAGCACATGCGCCGCCGGGCGCTGCAGGAAGACGAAGGACGCTTCACGATCCTGGGGCTGGTCGTGGTGGCCGGCATCGCCAGCCTGGTGGCGGTTGCCGGGCAGCTCAGCCTCGCCAAGGACATGCACGGCGCCGCCAAGCTCGCGCACATCGCACTCGCCGGCGTGACGGTGCTGTCGTCGTGGGCCTTCATCCAGGTGATGTTCGCGCTGCACTACGCGCACGACCACTACGCGGCCCTCTCGCGCAAGCAGCCGCCACCGCTGCAATTCCCCGGCGAGGCGCAGCCGGTCTACAGCGACTTCTTCTACTTCTCGGCCGTGATCGGCACCTCGGGGCAGACGGCCGATGTGGCGTTTGCATCGAGCGCCTTGCGCAAGATCGGCACGGTGCACTGCATCCTGGCCTTCCTGTTCAACACCACCGTGCTCGCGCTCTTGATCAACATCGGCGCCAGCCTGACCTGA
- a CDS encoding aldehyde dehydrogenase family protein, which produces MPAIADQLPSLLAELGLTLPATGSLGVRTPIDGSPLAQLAPLSPAEVNARVDAAQQAFLQWREVPAPRRGELVRLLAEELRAAKAPLGRLVSIEAGKIRTEGLGEVQEMIDICDFAVGLSRQLHGLTIASERPGHRMMETWHPLGVVGVITAFNFPVAVWSWNAALALVCGNAVVWKPSEKTPLCALACQALFERALRRFGEQAPANLNQVVVGLRDAGEALVDHPRVALVSATGSTRMGREVGPRVAQRFGRSLLELGGNNAVIVTPSADLDLAVRGIAFAAAGTAGQRCTTTRRLIVHRSVRDALVARLKKAFAGLPIGSPLDESTLVGPLIDQAGFEAMQRALAAAATEGGVVTGGERVLQERFPQGFYVRPAIVEMPAQTATVCHETFAPILYVLTYDELHEAIALQNGVPQGLSSAIFSNDLRETELFLSASGSDCGIANVNIGTSGAEIGGAFGGEKETGGGRESGSDAWKAYMRRATNTINFSRALPLAQGVKFEV; this is translated from the coding sequence ATGCCCGCCATCGCCGACCAACTCCCGTCCCTGCTCGCCGAACTCGGCCTCACCCTGCCGGCCACCGGCAGCCTGGGGGTGCGCACGCCCATCGACGGCTCGCCGCTTGCGCAGCTCGCGCCGCTCTCGCCCGCCGAGGTGAACGCGCGCGTGGACGCGGCGCAGCAGGCCTTCCTGCAATGGCGCGAGGTGCCCGCGCCGCGCCGCGGCGAGCTCGTGCGCCTGCTCGCCGAAGAGCTGCGCGCGGCCAAGGCGCCGCTGGGCCGGCTCGTGTCCATCGAGGCCGGCAAGATCCGCACCGAAGGCCTGGGCGAGGTGCAGGAGATGATCGACATCTGCGACTTCGCGGTCGGCCTGTCGCGCCAGCTGCACGGCCTCACCATCGCGTCCGAACGACCCGGCCACCGCATGATGGAGACCTGGCACCCGCTGGGCGTGGTGGGCGTGATCACCGCCTTCAACTTCCCGGTGGCAGTGTGGTCGTGGAACGCCGCGCTCGCCCTGGTCTGCGGCAACGCCGTGGTGTGGAAGCCGTCGGAAAAAACGCCGCTGTGTGCACTGGCCTGCCAGGCCCTGTTCGAACGCGCGCTGCGCCGCTTCGGCGAGCAGGCCCCCGCGAACCTGAACCAGGTCGTCGTGGGCCTGCGCGACGCCGGTGAAGCCCTGGTGGACCACCCGCGCGTGGCGCTGGTCTCGGCCACGGGCAGCACGCGCATGGGCCGCGAGGTGGGCCCGCGCGTGGCGCAGCGCTTCGGCCGCTCGCTGCTCGAACTGGGCGGCAACAACGCGGTGATCGTCACGCCCAGCGCCGACCTCGACCTGGCCGTTCGCGGCATTGCCTTCGCGGCCGCGGGCACCGCGGGCCAGCGCTGCACCACCACGCGCCGGCTCATCGTGCACCGCAGCGTGCGCGACGCGCTGGTCGCGCGCCTGAAGAAGGCCTTTGCGGGCCTGCCCATCGGCAGCCCCCTCGACGAGAGCACGCTCGTGGGCCCGCTGATCGACCAGGCCGGCTTCGAGGCCATGCAGCGCGCGCTCGCGGCCGCGGCCACCGAAGGTGGCGTGGTCACGGGCGGCGAGCGCGTGCTGCAGGAGCGCTTTCCCCAAGGCTTCTACGTGCGGCCCGCGATCGTCGAGATGCCGGCGCAGACCGCCACCGTGTGCCACGAAACCTTCGCGCCCATCCTCTACGTGCTGACCTACGACGAACTGCACGAGGCGATCGCGCTGCAGAACGGTGTGCCGCAAGGCCTGTCTTCGGCCATCTTCAGCAACGACCTGCGCGAGACCGAGCTGTTCCTGTCGGCGAGCGGCTCGGATTGCGGCATCGCCAATGTGAACATCGGCACCTCGGGCGCCGAGATCGGCGGAGCCTTTGGCGGCGAGAAAGAAACGGGCGGCGGCCGCGAGTCGGGCTCGGACGCCTGGAAGGCCTACATGCGCCGCGCCACCAATACCATCAACTTCTCGCGCGCGCTGCCGCTGGCGCAAGGGGTGAAGTTCGAGGTGTGA
- a CDS encoding NAD(P)/FAD-dependent oxidoreductase — MPAAPVSNHGLWEATALPAPETAPLQAQGVAVDIAIVGAGYTGLSAALHAAEAGARVAVLESQHVGFGGSGRNVGLVNAGMWVMPDALPQALGEPHGQRLLDALGEGPSLVYGLVERHGLACEAVRRGTLHCAVGASGLRNLRERHRQWQARGAPVDLLDADAIAEATGSRAYTGGLLDRRAGTIQPLAYARGLAHAAVRAGAALHTHSPVTAVDDHHGHWTLHTPHGSVNAAWVIVATNAYTDRLWPALQEELVRFPYFNLATAPLPAALRARILPGQQGAWDTPDVLSSFRLDAQGRLVFGSVGALRGPGTAVHGDWGRRALARLFPALGRVAFEHAWYGQIGMTANALPRLHLLARNTVSISGYNGRGIAPGTVFGRALAQLALGRCRIDDLPLPLTEPTPAAFKALREMGYEVGALLVHAAQARF; from the coding sequence ATGCCCGCCGCCCCCGTTTCCAACCACGGCCTCTGGGAGGCCACGGCCCTGCCGGCGCCCGAGACCGCGCCGCTGCAGGCGCAGGGCGTGGCCGTGGACATCGCCATCGTCGGCGCGGGCTACACCGGCCTGTCGGCCGCACTGCACGCGGCCGAAGCCGGCGCGCGCGTGGCAGTGCTCGAGTCGCAGCACGTGGGCTTTGGCGGCTCGGGGCGCAACGTGGGGCTGGTGAACGCGGGCATGTGGGTCATGCCCGACGCCCTGCCCCAGGCGCTCGGTGAGCCGCACGGCCAGCGCCTGCTCGACGCGCTGGGCGAGGGGCCGTCGCTGGTGTACGGGCTGGTCGAGCGCCATGGCCTGGCCTGCGAGGCCGTGCGCCGCGGCACCCTGCACTGCGCGGTGGGTGCGAGCGGGCTGCGCAACCTGCGCGAACGCCACCGCCAATGGCAGGCGCGCGGCGCGCCCGTGGACCTGCTCGATGCCGACGCCATCGCCGAGGCCACGGGCTCGCGCGCCTACACCGGCGGCCTGCTCGACCGCCGCGCCGGCACCATCCAGCCGCTGGCCTATGCGCGCGGCCTCGCGCACGCCGCGGTGCGCGCGGGCGCCGCGCTGCACACGCACAGCCCCGTGACCGCCGTGGACGACCACCACGGCCACTGGACCCTGCACACGCCCCACGGCAGCGTGAACGCGGCCTGGGTCATCGTGGCCACCAACGCCTACACCGACCGCCTCTGGCCCGCGCTGCAGGAAGAGCTGGTGCGCTTTCCGTACTTCAACCTCGCCACCGCGCCCCTGCCCGCGGCCCTGCGCGCGCGCATCCTGCCCGGCCAGCAAGGCGCCTGGGACACGCCCGACGTGCTCAGCTCGTTCCGCCTCGACGCGCAAGGCCGCCTGGTGTTCGGCAGCGTGGGCGCGCTGCGCGGCCCGGGCACCGCGGTGCACGGCGACTGGGGCCGCCGCGCGCTCGCGCGGCTGTTCCCCGCGCTGGGCCGCGTGGCCTTCGAACACGCCTGGTACGGCCAGATCGGCATGACCGCGAACGCCCTGCCGCGCCTGCACCTGCTCGCGCGCAACACGGTGTCCATCAGCGGCTACAACGGCCGCGGCATCGCGCCGGGCACGGTGTTCGGCCGCGCACTCGCCCAACTCGCGCTGGGGCGGTGCCGCATCGACGACCTGCCGCTGCCCCTGACCGAGCCCACACCCGCCGCCTTCAAGGCGCTGCGCGAGATGGGCTACGAAGTCGGCGCGCTGCTGGTGCACGCGGCGCAGGCCCGCTTCTGA
- a CDS encoding ornithine cyclodeaminase family protein yields the protein MQILDAQQTHERLPFPALIEALRAMFRTGCEAPPRHVHEIGGAEGGVSLIMPAWQPGGLYGVKTVNVFPGNRARGLPGLFATYQLFDATTGQPLALLDGNQITARRTAASSALAASFLAPANAHTLLVVGCGRVGSLLPEAYRAVRPIERVLAWNPSPEPAQRLAARCRALGLQAEAVTDLAAAAAQADVVACATLATEPLIRGAWLRPHAHLDLIGSFTPAMREADDDCWRGAAFFVDTPEALKKSGDLLGPLARGVIRAEALGADLAQLVRGEAAGRTAASGRTVFKSVGFALEDLAAAALAYRA from the coding sequence ATGCAGATCCTCGACGCGCAGCAGACCCACGAACGGCTCCCGTTCCCCGCGCTGATCGAGGCGCTGCGCGCGATGTTCCGCACCGGCTGCGAAGCGCCGCCGCGGCACGTGCACGAGATCGGCGGTGCTGAGGGCGGCGTGTCGCTGATCATGCCCGCGTGGCAGCCCGGCGGCCTGTACGGCGTGAAGACGGTCAACGTGTTCCCGGGCAACCGCGCGCGCGGCCTGCCCGGCCTGTTCGCCACCTACCAGCTGTTCGACGCCACCACCGGCCAGCCCCTGGCCCTGCTCGACGGCAATCAGATCACCGCGCGCCGCACCGCGGCCAGCTCGGCGCTCGCGGCCTCGTTCCTCGCGCCGGCCAATGCACACACCCTGCTCGTGGTCGGCTGCGGCCGCGTGGGCAGCCTGCTGCCCGAGGCCTACCGCGCGGTGCGGCCCATCGAGCGCGTGCTGGCCTGGAACCCCAGCCCCGAACCCGCGCAGCGGCTCGCCGCGCGCTGCCGCGCCCTGGGCCTGCAGGCCGAGGCCGTGACCGATCTCGCCGCCGCCGCCGCGCAGGCCGACGTGGTGGCCTGCGCCACGCTCGCCACCGAGCCGCTGATCCGCGGCGCCTGGCTGCGGCCGCACGCGCACCTCGACCTCATCGGCAGCTTCACGCCCGCCATGCGCGAAGCCGACGACGACTGCTGGCGCGGTGCGGCCTTCTTCGTGGACACCCCCGAAGCCCTGAAGAAAAGCGGCGACCTGCTGGGCCCGCTCGCACGCGGCGTGATCCGCGCCGAGGCGCTGGGCGCCGATCTCGCGCAGCTGGTGCGCGGCGAGGCCGCGGGCCGCACGGCCGCCAGCGGGCGCACGGTGTTCAAGTCGGTCGGTTTCGCGCTCGAAGACCTCGCCGCCGCGGCGCTCGCCTACCGGGCCTGA
- a CDS encoding DUF1854 domain-containing protein translates to MTDWTLSRDPQGPLILRTADGQQHPGVTPVRAFPLAAPDEGVSLVGSDGHERVWIEHLRDIPAEARALIEEELAPREFMPRIQRIEGVSTFATPSTWTVQTERGPAQLVLKAEEDIRRLGQGRLLILDSNGIQFIIEDQGALDRASRKILNRFL, encoded by the coding sequence ATGACCGACTGGACCCTGAGCCGCGACCCCCAAGGCCCGCTGATCCTGCGCACCGCCGATGGCCAGCAGCACCCCGGCGTCACGCCCGTGCGCGCCTTCCCGCTCGCCGCGCCCGACGAGGGCGTGTCGCTGGTGGGCAGCGACGGCCACGAACGCGTGTGGATCGAACACCTGCGCGACATCCCCGCCGAGGCGCGCGCACTGATCGAAGAGGAGCTCGCGCCGCGCGAGTTCATGCCGCGCATCCAGCGCATCGAGGGCGTGAGCACCTTCGCCACGCCCAGCACCTGGACCGTGCAGACCGAGCGCGGCCCCGCGCAACTGGTGCTCAAGGCCGAGGAAGACATCCGCCGCCTGGGCCAGGGCCGGTTGCTGATTCTCGACAGCAACGGCATACAGTTCATCATCGAAGACCAGGGCGCGCTGGACCGCGCCTCGCGCAAGATCCTCAACCGCTTCCTCTGA